A genome region from Fibrobacter sp. includes the following:
- a CDS encoding pseudouridine synthase codes for MPALTLDRLLASIGFGSRKEARALVRMGFVELDGKVLDDPFMEFAQRPECITVNGEEVTTQEKLYVMLHKPVDAECSHNPRDHESVYSLLPDRFTAMGIQSVGRLDADSEGLLLLSNQGDFIHRVESPKKGMLKYYRVGLARPFTAEQEAELLKGVMLKDERRPVLAREIRAEGDTVVIAIGEGLYHQVRRMFAAVGNHVMTLRREAIGPVALDETLGKGGWRFLTDDEVASLMGS; via the coding sequence ATGCCTGCTTTGACTTTGGACCGCCTGTTGGCGAGTATAGGTTTCGGGAGCCGCAAGGAAGCGCGTGCCCTGGTTCGCATGGGTTTTGTGGAACTGGACGGGAAGGTCCTGGACGACCCGTTCATGGAGTTCGCTCAGCGCCCCGAATGCATTACCGTGAACGGCGAGGAAGTCACTACGCAGGAAAAGCTCTACGTGATGCTCCACAAGCCCGTCGACGCCGAGTGCAGCCACAACCCGCGTGACCACGAATCGGTTTATTCGCTGTTGCCGGATCGCTTTACCGCGATGGGCATACAGAGCGTGGGCCGCCTGGATGCGGACTCCGAGGGCCTTTTGCTGCTGAGCAACCAGGGCGACTTTATCCACAGGGTCGAGAGCCCCAAGAAGGGCATGCTCAAGTATTACCGCGTGGGCCTCGCGCGCCCGTTTACCGCGGAACAGGAGGCTGAACTCCTGAAGGGCGTGATGCTCAAGGATGAACGCCGCCCGGTGCTTGCCCGCGAAATCCGGGCAGAGGGCGATACCGTGGTGATTGCGATTGGCGAGGGACTGTACCACCAGGTCCGCCGCATGTTTGCCGCCGTGGGGAACCACGTGATGACGCTGCGCCGCGAAGCGATTGGACCTGTGGCGCTGGATGAGACGCTGGGAAAAGGCGGTTGGCGCTTCTTGACCGACGACGAAGTCGCCTCGCT
- a CDS encoding phospholipid-binding protein MlaC gives MIRKMFVLLSLASVLAFAAEDPVNAVKKKDAELQTLLKKSSRNAKETERVKSLLSDSFDFALLAKKSLSKGDWEKQDAASQEKFVAEFQRMVRNSSAKRLELYRADSTVYEPAKMKGSDEARVVAHLWNKGKESVLEYKMSLVNGNWKAWDLVIDDLSTARNYKEQFGQILKTKSFAELIDIISKKADEAEK, from the coding sequence TGTTCTGCTTTCGCTTGCCTCCGTGCTGGCCTTTGCCGCCGAAGACCCCGTAAATGCAGTGAAGAAGAAGGATGCGGAACTCCAGACGCTCCTCAAGAAGTCTAGCCGCAACGCGAAGGAGACGGAACGCGTCAAGTCGCTCCTGAGTGATTCCTTCGATTTCGCGCTCCTGGCGAAGAAGTCGCTTTCGAAGGGCGACTGGGAAAAGCAGGATGCCGCTTCGCAGGAAAAGTTCGTCGCGGAATTCCAGCGCATGGTCCGCAATTCGAGCGCCAAGAGGCTTGAACTCTACCGTGCCGATTCTACGGTGTACGAACCCGCGAAGATGAAGGGCTCTGACGAGGCCCGCGTGGTGGCTCACCTCTGGAACAAGGGCAAGGAATCTGTGCTCGAGTACAAGATGAGCCTCGTGAACGGCAACTGGAAGGCGTGGGACCTGGTGATCGACGATCTTTCGACCGCACGCAACTACAAGGAACAGTTCGGCCAGATCTTGAAGACCAAGAGCTTTGCCGAGCTGATTGACATTATCAGCAAGAAGGCTGACGAAGCCGAGAAGTAA